From a single Oncorhynchus tshawytscha isolate Ot180627B linkage group LG29, Otsh_v2.0, whole genome shotgun sequence genomic region:
- the LOC112245416 gene encoding transmembrane protein 241 isoform X2: MVKYVLSVLKFTYPTLFQGWQTFIGGLLLLLSGKLGLVDISGFPRSAALSWLPGSFLFVGNIYAGSRALSRLPIPFFFTLHNASEVVNCLILKLTQMEQIPWMKLLSVSLLLMSAINLPLYDPQFDPGGYMWALAHLFCVGAYRAFQTHFKSSHLSDLEQQYINYLFSVLLLAFAAHPTGDLFGALEFPFLLSPRFHGGCCASALLGFFLLLASVKLKSGLPLEHCGVWLFLSKVFATCLSPLVFNIEVNMPSFCCVFFSHVGEALLVYSESTSQVR, from the exons atggttaag TATGTCCTGTCTGTCTTGAAATTTACATATCCAACCCTATTTCAGGG ATGGCAGACTTTTATTGGGGGCCTGCTGCTTCTGCTCTCTGGGAAACTTGGATTGGTGGATATAAGTGGCTTTCCCAG GTCAGCAGCACTTTCCTGGCTTCCGGGATCCTTCCTGTTTGTAGGGAATATTTATGCAGGGTCCAGAGCTCTTTCACGCTTG CCTATCCCTTTCTTCTTCACTCTTCACAATGCTTCTGAAGTGGTGAATTGCCTGATCCTGAAGTTAACCCAGATGGAG caAATTCCATGGATGAAGCTATTAAG TGTGAGTCTGCTGTTGATGTCGGCCATCAACCTCCCCCTCTATGACCCTCAGTTTGACCCTGGTGGTTACATGTGGGCCCTGGCACATCTCTTCTGTGTTG GTGCCTATAGAGCGTTCCAGACACACTTCAAGTCCAGTCATTTGAG TGACCTTGAACAACAATACATCAACTATTTGTTCAG TGTGTTGCTGTTGGCCTTTGCTGCACACCCTACTG GTGACCTATTTGGTGCCTTGGAATTCCCTTTCCTCCTGTCCCCAAGATTTCACGGTGGCTGTTGTGCCAG TGCCTTGTTGGGTTTTTTCTTGCTGTTGGCATCAGTCAAACTAAAGAGTGGTTTACCCCTTGAGCACTGCGGGGTCTGGCTCTTTttgtccaag GTGTTTGCCACATGCCTATCCCCACTTGTTTTTAACATTGAAGTTAACATGCCATCTTTCTGCTG TGTTTTCTTCAGCCATGTTGGAGAAGCCCTGCTGGTGTACTCTGAAAGTACTTCCCAAGTGCGATGA
- the LOC112245416 gene encoding transmembrane protein 241 isoform X1 — translation MHFKRHVTGLIFCLFYVVSYFTNKYVLSVLKFTYPTLFQGWQTFIGGLLLLLSGKLGLVDISGFPRSAALSWLPGSFLFVGNIYAGSRALSRLPIPFFFTLHNASEVVNCLILKLTQMEQIPWMKLLSVSLLLMSAINLPLYDPQFDPGGYMWALAHLFCVGAYRAFQTHFKSSHLSDLEQQYINYLFSVLLLAFAAHPTGDLFGALEFPFLLSPRFHGGCCASALLGFFLLLASVKLKSGLPLEHCGVWLFLSKVFATCLSPLVFNIEVNMPSFCCVFFSHVGEALLVYSESTSQVR, via the exons atgCATTTCAAAAGACATGTTACTGGTctaatattttgtttattttatgtAGTATCGTATTTCACGAATAAG TATGTCCTGTCTGTCTTGAAATTTACATATCCAACCCTATTTCAGGG ATGGCAGACTTTTATTGGGGGCCTGCTGCTTCTGCTCTCTGGGAAACTTGGATTGGTGGATATAAGTGGCTTTCCCAG GTCAGCAGCACTTTCCTGGCTTCCGGGATCCTTCCTGTTTGTAGGGAATATTTATGCAGGGTCCAGAGCTCTTTCACGCTTG CCTATCCCTTTCTTCTTCACTCTTCACAATGCTTCTGAAGTGGTGAATTGCCTGATCCTGAAGTTAACCCAGATGGAG caAATTCCATGGATGAAGCTATTAAG TGTGAGTCTGCTGTTGATGTCGGCCATCAACCTCCCCCTCTATGACCCTCAGTTTGACCCTGGTGGTTACATGTGGGCCCTGGCACATCTCTTCTGTGTTG GTGCCTATAGAGCGTTCCAGACACACTTCAAGTCCAGTCATTTGAG TGACCTTGAACAACAATACATCAACTATTTGTTCAG TGTGTTGCTGTTGGCCTTTGCTGCACACCCTACTG GTGACCTATTTGGTGCCTTGGAATTCCCTTTCCTCCTGTCCCCAAGATTTCACGGTGGCTGTTGTGCCAG TGCCTTGTTGGGTTTTTTCTTGCTGTTGGCATCAGTCAAACTAAAGAGTGGTTTACCCCTTGAGCACTGCGGGGTCTGGCTCTTTttgtccaag GTGTTTGCCACATGCCTATCCCCACTTGTTTTTAACATTGAAGTTAACATGCCATCTTTCTGCTG TGTTTTCTTCAGCCATGTTGGAGAAGCCCTGCTGGTGTACTCTGAAAGTACTTCCCAAGTGCGATGA
- the nsmaf gene encoding protein FAN translates to MAFIKRKERSKERFSLLLLDLEEYYFEQHTVYHVTTSSAKKRKIRGSLKVCSKSIIFEPEDHVEPILKIPLRDCKKIEAVEEKDQNPFNESKPAGLTILCKQVYLIKENNVVAPYRVERGDSTFLFHLEVSSKTEDVVQTLLQLHRASCLDKLGDQTAMIAANLQSRLARTSFDKNSFQNVSEIPHMECEAEMVTPLVTNPGHVCITDQSLYFQPLNGYPEQVVRIELHRVKQIYKRRHGLRPLGLEVFCTENDFCSDIYLKFYKTSDRNDLYYYIATFLENHMVEHTAESYMLQWQRGHLSNYQYLLHLNNLADRSGNDLSQYPVFPWIIADYNSTELDMMNPATFRDLSKPVGALNKERLERLLSRYRDMPDPRFMYGSHYSSPGYVLFYLVRVAPEHMLCLQNGRYDNADRMFNSIGETWKNCLDGATDFKELIPDFYGNDPSFLLNCLSLDLGKRQGGSSVQDVVLPPWAADASDFLQKSQKALESQYVSEHLHEWIDLVFGFKQKGSEAVAAHNVFHPLTYEGGIDCDSIEDPNEKIAMLIQILEFGQTPTQLFTTPHPQRITPRFQSISRTPSVNTPLNELSPASTSEDSSFEDLTEETRRLAWNNIAKLKLMSTHKIHKEAVTGIAVTRTASSVFTTSQDSTLKMFSRESNGLQRSMSFSNMALSSCLMLPEDKAVVCSSWDNNVYFYSIPFGRRQDTLMGHDDAISKMCWKDNQLYTASWDSTVKVWQCDSADIANNKRCQFQLLAEFEHEAGVNTINLNPAGTLLVSGTKDGTVTIWDTSSSVQLHQVHCHSGKIHDVAFSPDSRHILSVGEDSCLKVIDVQTGMMISSVQADEEQRCFCWDGNTVLSGGQSGHLQVLDLLSNKVTTRIPGHSGAVTAMWMNEQCSTVITGGEDKQIIFWKLDC, encoded by the exons ATGGCTTTTATAAAGAGGAAAGAACGATCGAAAGAAAG GTTTTCTCTCCTGTTGCTGGACCTGGAAGAGTATTACTTTGAACAGCACACAGTGTATCATGTGACAACCAGTTCAGCCAAAAAAAG AAAGATCAGAGGGTCACTCAAAGTATGCTCCAAATCCATCATATTTGAACCTGAGGACCATGTGGAGCCCATTTTAAAG ATTCCTCTCAGAGATTGCAAAAAGATTGAAGCGGTTGAAGAAAAGGACCAGAATCCTTTCAATGA GAGCAAACCAGCTGGCCTCACCATTTTATGCAAACAG GTTTACCTCATCAAAGAGAACAATGTCGTTGCACCTTACAGAGTTGAAAGG GGAGACAGTACCTTTCTCTTCCATCTGGAAGTTTCCAGTAAAACGGAGGATGTTGTCCAAACATTACTTCAG CTGCATAGGGCCTCTTGTCTGGACAAGCTTGGAGACCAGACTGCAATG ATTGCTGCTAATTTACAATCCAGATTGGCAAGAACTTCATTTGACAAGAACAG CTTTCAGAATGTTTCAGAAATTCCACACATGGAATGTGAGGCGGAGATGGTGACTCCATTGGTTACAAACCCTGGTCACGTGTGTATAACTGACCAAAGCCTCTACTTCCAACCACTCAATGGCTATCCT GAACAGGTAGTCCGAATCGAGCTCCATCGAGTGAAACAAATCTATAAGAGAAGGCATGGACTCAGGCCATTG GGGCTGGAGGTGTTCTGTACCGAAAACGACTTCTGCTCGGACATCTATCTGAAGTTTTACAAGACCAGCGACAGAAATGACCTCTACTACTACATCGCCACGTTTCTGG AGAACCACATGGTGGAACACACAGCGGAGAGTTACATGCTGCAGTGGCAGCGCGGTCACCTCAGTAACTACCAGTACCTTCTGCACCTCAACAACCTGGCTGACCGCAGCGGGAACGATCTGTCTCAGTACCCCGTTTTCCCCTGGATCATCGCTGACTACAACAGCACAGAGCTTG ATATGATGAACCCCGCAACTTTCCGTGACCTGAGCAAGCCTGTGGGAGCGCTGAAtaaagagagactagagagattgTTG TCCCGGTACAGAGACATGCCTGATCCTCGTTTCATGTATGGCAGTCATTACTCCTCTCCAGGCTATGTGCTTTTCTACTTAGTCAGAGTTG CCCCAGAACACATGCTGTGTCTTCAAAATGGCCGCTATGACAATGCAGACCGCATGTTCAATAG CATTGGAGAAACGTGGAAAAATTGCTTAGATGGTGCAACTGACTTCAAAGAG TTAATCCCAGACTTCTATGGGAATGACCCCAGCTTTCTGCTAAACTGCCTTAGTCTGGATTTGGGGAAGAGGCAAGGTGGAAGCTCGGTTCAGGATGTAGTTCTTCCGCCATGGGCTGCAG ATGCCAGTGATTTTCTTCAGAAGAGTCAGAAAGCGCTGGAGAGTCAGTACGTGTCAGAACACCTGCACGAGTGGATCGACCTGGTGTTTGGCTTCAAGCAAAAAGGAAGTGAAGCCGTGGCAGCCCACAATG TGTTCCATCCGTTGACATATGAGGGTGGCATCGACTGTGATAG TATAGAGGACCCCAATGAGAAGATTGCCATGTTGATTCAGATCCTGGAGTTTGGGCAAACCCCGACGCAACTGTTCACCACCCCACACCCACAGAGGATAACACCCAGATTCCAGAGCATATCGCGAACACCCAGTGTAAACACACCCCTCAACGAGCTTTCTCCAG CATCCACCAGTGAGGACTCCTCCTTTGAAGACCTAACCGAAGAGACTAGGAGACTGGCTTGGAACAACATAGCTAAACTCAAATTGATGTCCACCCACAAAATCCATAAAGA GGCTGTGACGGGCATCGCAGTGACTCGGACCGCGTCGTCTGTCTTCACAACATCACAAG ACTCGACACTGAAGATGTTCTCCAGAGAGTCTAATGGATTGCAGAGAAGCATGTCCTTCTCCAACATG GCGTTATCATCGTGCTTGATGCTACCAGAGGATAAGGCCGTAGTCTGCTCCTCGTGGGACAATAATGT GTATTTCTACTCGATACCATTTGGCAGGCGTCAGGACACGTTGATGGGCCATGATGATGCCATCAGTAAGATGTGCTGGAAGGACAACCAGCTTTACACTGCGTCCTGGGACTCGACAGTCAAG GTTTGGCAATGTGACTCTGCCGATATTGCGAATAATAAGAGATGCCAATTCCAGTTGCTGGCAGAGTTTGAACACGAAGCGGGG GTGAACACTATTAACCTAAACCCAGCAGGTACTTTGTTGGTGTCGGGGACTAAGGATGGAACCGTCACCATTTGGGATACCAGTAGCTCAGTACAACTCCATCAAGTCCACTGCCATTCAGGAAAGATCCACGATGTGGCCTTTAGTCCTG aCAGCAGACACATCTTGAGTGTAGGAGAGGACTCGTGTCTGAAGGTAATCGACGTCCAGACGGGCATGATGATCTCGTCTGTGCAAGCTGATGAGGAGCAGCG GTGTTTCTGCTGGGACGGGAACACGGTCCTGTCGGGCGGTCAGTCCGGACACCTCCAGGTCCTGGACCTGCTAAGCAACAAAGTGACCACCAGGATCCCTGGACATTCAG GTGCAGTCACAGCGATGTGGATGAACGAGCAGTGTAGCACGGTGATCACAGGTGGCGAAGACAAGCAGATCATCTTCTGGAAACTTGACTGTTGA
- the rbbp8 gene encoding DNA endonuclease RBBP8, with product MMSSPLLSGSSPGSSGASESTDLFRDLCGRLKDCHDSALQGLQTKVNKLKKERCLDAQRLEEFYSRHQQLREQHKTLRDTVTVLEDRLRAGLCDRCSVTEEHMRKKQVEFEKGRQQNMRLIAEIMTERNSLQDENRKLSLELDRLNGALSVSPEPEETVIPDSPLQKISLPVVSKMRRRKETHHVRYAEKSLSQSQSSALNEPRKGLPSRTAQSQGNGILVPETCYMDATQTQQGSSQGHEGAVVAETCRLDLPDDPLPIPQRRGPLLGCPGTTTTEDGPLSLLPRLKLIPANAQRRHLEGIARIAPLRATSTPCGASHRELERGKRRKSSEEDEEVVDKPLDLSDSPQKALVPPLNAQRGSSVPASENQDRGQKRHILFKHPSTSPSDERSKNVLLSQQTHDVHHEPIRKRSREDTEKLKQTSVLQANPCARVKRSPPQDNNGTASTTLPSNAPETPLGKAKLMPAEQMWSLDPEAALSQYDVDTPTSAEPPCEGESVDMDCTFVSPSLLHRGAPRTSSVTGIGQRANDSLAEIFDRTGYGEYESCPQHNGSYLDKEEPHHGEEEFDDKEEEEEHKDAHMPQSGTPNGEHKDSKNLSFAHVEVVRKKAERRKLKGHTCKECEIYYADLSEAERVKKLSACSRHRFRYLPPSTPDHFWEVGFPSTQTCVDRGYVKEDNDPEQRLRRRRPYNALPQRQRAEDNTQSNM from the exons ATGATGAGCAGTCCGCTGCTAAGTGGGAGCAGCCCCGGCTCCAGTGGGGCCTCGGAATCCACTGACCTCTTCAGGGACCTATGCGGTCGACTCAAAGACTGTCACGATAGTGCACTGCAAG GTTTGCAAACCAAAGTGAACAAGCTGAAGAAGGAGCGATGTTT AGATGCCCAAAGACTGGAGGAGTTCTACAGCAGACACCAGCAGTTGAGGGAGCAGCACAAAACCCTGCGGGACACTGTCACAGTTCTGGAGGACAG gCTGCGAGCAGGGCTGTGTGATCGCTGTTCTGTCACAGAGGAGCACATGAGGAAGAAGCAGGTGGAGTTTGAGAAAGGCCGTCAGCAGAACATGCGCCTCATCGCAGAGATCA TGACAGAGAGGAACAGCCTGCAGGATGAGAACAGAAAGCTGAGTCTTGAGTTGGATAGACTGAATGGAGCTCT CTCTGTCTCTCCTGAGCCAGAGGAGACGGTGATTCCAGACTCTCCGCTGCAGAAGATCTCGCTGCCTGTGGTCAgcaagatgaggaggaggaaggagacccACCATGTCCGCTACGCCGAGAAgtccctgtctcagtctcagaGCTCGGCGCTCAACG AACCAAGGAAAGGATTGCCCTCCCGAACCGCGCAGAGCCAAGGAAACGGTATACTGGTGCCTGAAACGTGTTACATGGACGCCACCCAGACCCAAC AGGGCAGCAGCCAGGGCCATGAAGGTGCTGTAGTGGCAGAGACGTGTCGCCTGGATCTCCCTGATGATCCACTGCCTATCCCCCAGAGAAGGGGTCCCCTCCTGGGCTGTCCCGGCACCACCACCACTGAGGACGgccccctgtccctcctcccccgCCTGAAGCTCATCCCCGCCAACGCCCAACGGCGCCACCTGGAGGGGATAGCCCGCATCGCACCTCTTAGAGCCACTTCCACCCCATGTGGCGCCTCTCACcgagagctggagagaggaaagaggaggaaaagtagcgaggaggatgaggaagtggtTGACAAGCCTCTGGACCTTTCCGACTCCCCACAGAAGGCCCTCGTGCCTCCGCTCAATGCCCAGAGAGGTAGCAGCGTCCCTGCATCAGAGAACCAAGACAGAGGCCAAAAGCGGCACATCCTATTTAaacatccctctacctctccaagTGATGAGCGATCCAAAAATGTGTTGCTTAGTCAGCAG ACCCATGATGTCCACCACGAGCCAATCAGAAAGCGGAGTCGAGAGGATACTGAAAAACTGAAGCAGACCTCTGTCCTGCAGGCCAACCCCTGTGCTCGTGTGAAGAGGAGCCCTCCACAGGACAACAATGGTACTGCATCAACAACACTGCCCTCCAATGCCCCTGAAACTCCACTGGGAAAAG CCAAGCTGATGCCAGCAGAGCAGATGTGGAGCCTTGACCCAgaggcagccctctcccagtatGATGTAGACACCCCAACTTCAGCAGAG cccccCTGTGAAGGTGAGTCTGTCGATATGGACTGCACCTTCGTCAGCCCCAGCCTGCTCCACCGAGGAGCTCCAAGAACCAGCTCTGTTACCG GGATTGGTCAGAGGGCCAACGACAGCTTGGCTGAGATATTCGACCGAACAGGCTACGGGGAGTACGAGTCGTGTCCTCAGCATAACGGCTCATATTTGGACAAAGAGGAACCCCATCATGGGGAGGAAGAGTTTGAtgataaggaggaggaggaagagcataAGGATG CACACATGCCTCAAAGTGGAACACCCAAtggagaacacaaagacag TAAAAACCTATCGTTTGCACACGTGGAGGTGGTCCGCAAGAAAGCTGAGAGGAGGAAACTCAAGGGGCACACGTGTAAAGAGTGTGAAATC TACTACGCTGACCTTTCAGAGGCAGAGAGGGTGAAGAAGTTGTCAGCCTGTTCTCGGCACCGCTTCCGTTATCTTCCTCCATCAACCCCAGACCACTTTTGGGAAGTCGGCTTCCCTTCAACACAAACCTGTGTGGACAGAG GTTATGTAAAAGAAGATAATGATCCAGAACAGCGCTTAAGGAGGAGAAGACCTTACAATGCTCTCCCCCAAAGGCAAAGAGCAGAAGACAATACCCAATCAAACATGtaa